The Pseudomonas saponiphila DNA window TCGCCGCCTACCTGAACCTGGAGCGTGGGGCCAAGGTGCGTGCCGAGCAGATCCTGGTGCTGAGCAGTACCCGGCAGGCGCTGTACCTCTGTGCCCAGCTGCTGGTGGATGCCGGCAAGCCGATCCTGATGGAGAACCCCGGCTACTTCGGCGCTCGCAAGGCCTTCGAGGCCGCCGAGGCCTGGATCAATCCCATCGATGTCGACGACCAGGGCATTCGCACCGACCTGCTGCGGGCCGACCGCAGTGGCGGCCAATGCGTCTATGTAACGCCCTCGCACCAGTACCCCAGCGGCGTCACCCTGTCCCTGGAGCGGCGCCTGGAGCTGACCCGCTGGGCCGCCGAGCACGGCAAGTGGATCATCGAGGACGACTACGACAGCGAGTTCCATTACGACGGCCTGCCCACCGCCTGTGTCCAGGGCCTGGACCCCTATCAGCGCACGCTCTACGTCGGCACCTTCAGCAAGACCCTCTACCCCGGCCTGCGCATGGGCTACATGGCCCTGCCCGATGAGCTGGTGGGCGCCTTCAGTGCGGCCCGCAGCATCATGGATGGCCACACGCCGCAGATCCTCCAGTTGACCCTGGCGCGGTTCATGGAGGAGGGCCACTACAACGCCCATGTGCGGGCCATGCGCAAGCTCTACGCCGGGCGCCGGCAAGTCATGCTCGATGCCATCGGGCGGCATTTGCAGGGCATTGCCGTGGCCTTGCCGCCACCGGGTGGGTTGCAGATTCCTTGCCTGCTGGAGCCCGGCTGGAGCGAGGAACTGACCCAGCAACGGGCCGCCCGGGCGGGCATCCAGTTGCCCGGGCTCAGCCGGCTCTATGCCAGCGAGCCGAAACGGCAGGGCTGGTTGCTGGGCTACGCCTCGCTGAGCGCTCATGAAATCGAAACCACCATGGCGCGCCTGTCCGTGGCCCTGCGCAAGACTTAGCTCAACGCTGGCTTTCAGGGGTAGCGGCGCGGCCAGCGAGGGGATGGGCCCGGCCGTGAATCAGCAGGTGCGCAGTCAAGCCGGCCACCAGCCCCCAGAAGGCGCCGCCGACTCCGAGCAGGGTGACGTTGGCCGCCGTGGCGAGGAAGGTGATCAGCGCGGTTTCCCGGGTGGCCGCGTCGGCCATCGCATTGGCCAGGCTGCCGCCGATGGCCCCCAATAGCGCCAGGCCCGCCAGGGTGCTGACAAAGGTCTTGGGCAGCACCATGAACAGGCTGGCCAGGGTCACGCCGAAGGTGCCCACCAGGAGGTAGAACAGCCCGCAGGCGACACCGGCGATGTAGCGTTTTTTCGGGTCCGGGTGGGCGTCCTTGCCGGTGCAGATCGCCGCGGTAATCGCCGCCACGTTGAAGGCGTGGGCGCCGAAGGGGGCCATCAGCAGCGAACCCAGGCCGGTGACCGTGAGCAGCGGGTTGGCGCTGGTAGCGTAGCCGTCATTGCGCAGCACCAGCATGCCGGGCATGTACTGGCCGGTGAGGGTGATGACGAACAGCGGCAAGGCCACCCCCAGCAAGGCCTGCAGGGAGAACTGCGGCGCCGTGAAGAGGGGTACGGCCAGGCTCAGGTGCACGGCTGAAAAGTCGATCCGCTGCTGTGCGATGAGCAGCCCCAGGCCTATCACCAGGATGCCCACCACGGCAAAGCGCGAGGTGAAACGCCGCAGCAGGGCGTAGGACACCAGCAGCACGATCACCAGCAGCGGGTCGGCGCTGGCGCCGCCAAAGGCGTTGATCCCGAATTGCAACAGAATGCCCGCCAGCAGGCCGGCGGCAATGCCCTTGGGGATCATCCGTACCAGCCTGTCGAAGGCCCCGGTGGCCCCCAGCAGCATGAAGCCCAGGGCCGAGATCAGATAGGCACCGATCACCTCGGCGTAGGGCGTGGAGGGCATCACCGTGGCCAGGAAGGCCGCGCCGGGGGTGGACCAGGCGGTGATGATCGGTGCTCTGTACCGCAGGCTCAGCCACAGCCCGGAAAGCCCCACGCCCACCGACACCGCCCAGACCCAGGACGCGGTCTGGGCCGTTGACAGCCGTGCCAGTTCGGCGGCCTGGAACACCAGGACAAAGGTTCCGCCGTAGTTCACCAGCACTGAAATCAGCGCCGCCACGCTGGGCGAGAAAACATCGTTCCAGCGCAGGCTTGTCGTCGTTCTGTTCATCAGCCGCTCTCCATCCAGAAACAGGCTCCCAGGCTCGGGTGCCGGGAGGACGTCGATTCTAGGGATTGGGTGGACTGTTGCTTCAGGCCGCATTTGCCGTTATCGGCAGACCGCTTTTGCGCCGCCGATAAAAAAGCCCGGCCTTGAGCAGGCCGGGCTTGCGGGTGTTGCCTGCGTGAGGCTTAGTGCAGCGCAGGTTGCCCGGCCTTGCGCGCATGGCTCAGGCGGTAGAAACCCCAGATCACCAGGACCCACACCGGAATCGCATACACCGAGGCGCGGATGCCCGGAATCATCCACATCACGCCAACGATCATCAGCATGAAGGCCAGGCACAGGTAGTTGCTCAATGGCGACCAGAACGCCTTGAACGACGGCACCACGTTCTGCTCGGCCATGGCCTTGCGAAAGCGCAGGTGGGTCAGGCTGATCAGTGCCCAGTTGATCATCAGCGCGGCCACCACCAGGGCGAACAGCAACTCCAGCGCTTCGTGGGGCGCCAGGTAGTTGACCAGTACGCAGAGCAGGGTGATCAGGGCGGAGATGCCCAGGGCCAGGATCGGCACGCCTTGCTTGTTGAGCTTCATCAGCGCCTTGGGTGCGTCGCCCTGTTCGGCCAGGCCGAAGAGCATGCGGCTGTTGCAGTACACGCCGCTGTTGTACACCGACAGCGCCGCGGTCAGGACCACGAAGTTGAGGATCTGCGCCGCCGCGTCACTGCCGATCAGCGAGAAGATCTTCACGAAGGGGCTGCTGCTGTAGGCGTCGCCGCCGGCATTCAGGCTCACCAGCAGTTCGTCCCACGGGTACAGCGACAGCAGCACCGCCAGGGCGCCGACGTAGAAGATCAGCACCCGGTACACCACCTGATTGATGGCCTTGGGGATCACCTTGCGCGGCTCGGCGGCTTCGGCGGCGGTGATGCCCACCAGCTCCAGG harbors:
- a CDS encoding PLP-dependent aminotransferase family protein, giving the protein MSRTFELETLNMRLNDPQFAPLDLHQRIQRALRGLILDGALGPGVKLPATRGLAKSLAVSRDTVENAYVQLQRDGFIVRREGSGSYVCENIGAQLRGAARRRLRLQEQPPSAREPGSGLSRRGRLLVKRGGVTDQQAVSAFATGLPETRSFPLDVWERLQRQVLKEYRGNVLLHGDPQGAEPLRQAIAAYLNLERGAKVRAEQILVLSSTRQALYLCAQLLVDAGKPILMENPGYFGARKAFEAAEAWINPIDVDDQGIRTDLLRADRSGGQCVYVTPSHQYPSGVTLSLERRLELTRWAAEHGKWIIEDDYDSEFHYDGLPTACVQGLDPYQRTLYVGTFSKTLYPGLRMGYMALPDELVGAFSAARSIMDGHTPQILQLTLARFMEEGHYNAHVRAMRKLYAGRRQVMLDAIGRHLQGIAVALPPPGGLQIPCLLEPGWSEELTQQRAARAGIQLPGLSRLYASEPKRQGWLLGYASLSAHEIETTMARLSVALRKT
- a CDS encoding benzoate/H(+) symporter BenE family transporter; its protein translation is MNRTTTSLRWNDVFSPSVAALISVLVNYGGTFVLVFQAAELARLSTAQTASWVWAVSVGVGLSGLWLSLRYRAPIITAWSTPGAAFLATVMPSTPYAEVIGAYLISALGFMLLGATGAFDRLVRMIPKGIAAGLLAGILLQFGINAFGGASADPLLVIVLLVSYALLRRFTSRFAVVGILVIGLGLLIAQQRIDFSAVHLSLAVPLFTAPQFSLQALLGVALPLFVITLTGQYMPGMLVLRNDGYATSANPLLTVTGLGSLLMAPFGAHAFNVAAITAAICTGKDAHPDPKKRYIAGVACGLFYLLVGTFGVTLASLFMVLPKTFVSTLAGLALLGAIGGSLANAMADAATRETALITFLATAANVTLLGVGGAFWGLVAGLTAHLLIHGRAHPLAGRAATPESQR
- a CDS encoding amino acid permease; this translates as MDQTLQQGELKRGLKNRHIQLIALGGAIGTGLFLGSAGVLKSAGPSMILGYAIAGFIAFLIMRQLGEMIVEEPVAGSFSHFAHKYWGGYFGFLAGWNYWVLYVLVGMAELTAVGKYVQFWWPEIPTWVSAAVFFVLVNLINMMNVKFFGEAEFWFAIIKVVAIVGMIVLGCYMLFSGSGGSQASVSNLWSHGGFFPNGGTGLLMAMAFIMFSFGGLELVGITAAEAAEPRKVIPKAINQVVYRVLIFYVGALAVLLSLYPWDELLVSLNAGGDAYSSSPFVKIFSLIGSDAAAQILNFVVLTAALSVYNSGVYCNSRMLFGLAEQGDAPKALMKLNKQGVPILALGISALITLLCVLVNYLAPHEALELLFALVVAALMINWALISLTHLRFRKAMAEQNVVPSFKAFWSPLSNYLCLAFMLMIVGVMWMIPGIRASVYAIPVWVLVIWGFYRLSHARKAGQPALH